CTCCACAAGCATGGAAATGTGCATAACTTCTTTACTTGTAAAGAAGGCATAGTCGTCAAAATTAGCCTAACACCTAAGAATTTGCCCATGTCTACTTCTGGCACCTCTGGCAAAAATGAGCCGAACGGCCGCCGAATTTGAGGCGCTGAATTTTAGTTCCACAGCGGGGGCAAAATTTTCCGATACGGTGATAAACCCCGTTAGAGATTGTAAAATCTCTAACGGGGTAAACTTTAAGAAATTTCGCGAAATTGCCTTTTTCGCCGGACGGCCGGCGGTAATCGGAAACGCTGGTGCCTTTGGCTTTTATCGCTTTTGTTAAAATTTTCTTGATTGCCGAATAAAGTATTTTAGTTTCTTTTGCTTTTAGTTTTTGA
The DNA window shown above is from bacterium and carries:
- a CDS encoding zinc finger domain-containing protein, whose translation is QKLKAKETKILYSAIKKILTKAIKAKGTSVSDYRRPSGEKGNFAKFLKVYPVRDFTISNGVYHRIGKFCPRCGTKIQRLKFGGRSAHFCQRCQK